CCCCAGAATCAGGAATCGTTCAGTTCTAAAGGGTAGAATGAACAGTGAGGCTCAGAGCGCCGCTTCGTGACGGATCCGGCGCTCGATCCATGTCCCGGGACCGTGCCGGCGGTGCCTCACGCCGGAGGACCCATGGAACGAGCACCACACACGTCAGCCCGTTCACGTCAGCCGACCGCCACGGCGGGTGGCTGACAGAGCACGCTTTAAGAGCAACGAAGGAAAGACACGCCTGTGGCCATTGAGAACGCCGAACACCCAGACGCCGATCCGCAGCCGGAAAGCGGATTGTCCGCCACCACGCAGCGCGACTACGGCGCCAGTGACATCACCGTCCTTGAAGGTCTGGAAGCCGTCCGGAAACGGCCCGGCATGTACATCGGTTCGACCGGCCCCCGCGGTCTGCATCACCTCGTCTACGAAGTCGTGGACAACTCGGTGGATGAGGCCCTGGCCGGGTACTGCTCCCACATCGAGGTGGTGCTCCAGGCCGACGGCGGCGTCAGCGTGGTGGACGACGGCCGTGGCATCCCGGTGGACATCCACCCGACCGAGGGCAAGCCCACGGTGGAAGTGGTCATGACCATTCTGCACGCCGGCGGCAAGTTCGGCGGCGGCGGTTACTCCGTCTCCGGTGGCCTGCACGGCGTGGGCATCTCCGTGGTGAACGCGCTGTCCCGCCGCGTGGACACCGTGGTCCGCCGTCAGGGTCACGCCTGGCGCATGTCCTTCGCCGACGGCGGCAAGCCCATGGGTCCGCTGGTCGAGGGCGAGGAGACCGAGGAGACGGGCACCACCCAGACCTTCTACCCGGACCCCGAGATCTTCGAGACCACCGAGTTCGACTTCGAGACCCTCCGCGCCCGCTTCCAGCAGATGGCGTTCCTGAACAAGGGCCTGCGCATCACGCTCACGGACGAGCGCGAGATCGAGACGCCCGACGAGGATCTGGATCTCGACCACCTCAATGAGGCGGAGAGCGGTCCCCGTACCGTCGTCTACCAGTACGACAACGGCCTGCTGGACTACGTGGTCCACCTCAACAAGAGCAAGAAGACCGAGCTGGTCCACCCGGACGTCATCTCCCTCGCGACCGAGGACACCGACAAGCAGATCTCGCTCGAGATGGCGATGCAGTGGACCACGGCGTACTCCGAGAGCGTCCACACCTACGCCAACACGATCAACACGCATGAGGGCGGCACCCACGAGGAAGGTTTCCGCGCCGCGCTGACCACCCTCATCAACCGGTACGCCCGCGAGAAGAACATCATCAAGGAGAAGGACGACAACCTCACCGGTGATGACATCCGAGAAGGCCTGACCGCCGTCATCTCCGTGAAGCTCTCCGAACCGCAGTTCGAAGGCCAGACCAAGACCAAGCTCGGCAACTCCGAGGCCAAGGGCTTCGTGCAGCGTGCGGTGACCGAGGAACTCGGTGACTGGCTGGAGCGCAACCCCGGCCCCGCGCGGGACATCATCCGGAAGGCCATCAACGCCGCCCAGGCACGTCTCGCGGCCCGCAAGGCCCGCGACAACGCCCGCCGGAAGAGCCCGCTCGAGTCCTTCGGCATGCCCGGCAAGCTCTCCGACTGCTCCTCCAAGGACCCGTCGCGCTGCGAGGTGTACATCGTGGAGGGTGACTCCGCAGGCGGTTCCGCCAAGCGTGGCCGCAACCCGGAGACCCAGGCGATCCTGCCGCTGCGCGGCAAGATCCTGAACGTCGAGCGTGCCCGCCTGGACAAGGCCCTCGGCAACGCCGAAGTGCAGTCGATGATCACGGCGTTCGGCGCCGGCATCGGCGAGGACTTCGACCTCGAGAAGCTGCGGTACCACAAGATCGTGCTCATGG
Above is a window of Arthrobacter sp. Y-9 DNA encoding:
- the gyrB gene encoding DNA topoisomerase (ATP-hydrolyzing) subunit B → MSATTQRDYGASDITVLEGLEAVRKRPGMYIGSTGPRGLHHLVYEVVDNSVDEALAGYCSHIEVVLQADGGVSVVDDGRGIPVDIHPTEGKPTVEVVMTILHAGGKFGGGGYSVSGGLHGVGISVVNALSRRVDTVVRRQGHAWRMSFADGGKPMGPLVEGEETEETGTTQTFYPDPEIFETTEFDFETLRARFQQMAFLNKGLRITLTDEREIETPDEDLDLDHLNEAESGPRTVVYQYDNGLLDYVVHLNKSKKTELVHPDVISLATEDTDKQISLEMAMQWTTAYSESVHTYANTINTHEGGTHEEGFRAALTTLINRYAREKNIIKEKDDNLTGDDIREGLTAVISVKLSEPQFEGQTKTKLGNSEAKGFVQRAVTEELGDWLERNPGPARDIIRKAINAAQARLAARKARDNARRKSPLESFGMPGKLSDCSSKDPSRCEVYIVEGDSAGGSAKRGRNPETQAILPLRGKILNVERARLDKALGNAEVQSMITAFGAGIGEDFDLEKLRYHKIVLMADADVDGQHITTLLMTLLFRYMRPLIENGYVYLAQPPLYRIKWSNATHDYVYSDAERDAALAKGQAENKRLPKENGIQRYKGLGEMDYTELWDTTMDPDRRTLLQVTMDDALAADQVFSVLMGEDVESRRNFIQQNAKDVRFLDI